In Quercus robur chromosome 10, dhQueRobu3.1, whole genome shotgun sequence, a genomic segment contains:
- the LOC126703232 gene encoding uncharacterized protein LOC126703232: MAGLFDKQADFYLDARPTYPTHWYSMLAALTPHHSLAWDVGTGNGQAAIAVAEHYEQVIGTDVSEAQLKLALPHPHVQYLHTPLSITDDELVALIGGENSVDLVTVAQAVHWFDLPKFYSLVTHLLRKPGGVIAVWGYNDIVVSPIFDPIMKRFHDTTLPYWNPNIQHIFDAYKALPFPFESVGLGCEGKPQLLDMPKELTFEGFLRMLMSWSAVITAKDQGIDLLSESVVKEFENAWGGPKLIRSVIYKGFMLVGKVKL, translated from the exons ATGGCTGGTTTGTTTGATAAGCAAGCTGATTTTTACCTGGATGCTAGGCCAACTTATCCAACCCACTGGTACTCCATGTTGGCTGCTCTCACCCCTCACCATTCTTTAGCTTGGGATGTTGGCACCGGCAATGGTCAAGCTGCTATCGCT GTTGCTGAGCATTACGAGCAGGTAATTGGAACCGATGTGAGTGAGGCACAGTTAAAACTTGCACTGCCACACCCTCATGTTCAATATCTCCATACTCCATTATCCATCACAGATGATGAATTAGTGGCCCTAATTGGAGGAGAAAATTCAGTTGATCTAGTGACTGTGGCTCAAGCTGTCCACTGGTTTGACCTCCCCAAGTTCTACTCCCTTGTGACACACCTTCTAAGAAAGCCAGGAGGTGTAATTGCTGTTTGGGGTTATAATGACATAGTAGTTAGCCCCATATTTGATCCCATAATGAAGCGCTTTCATGACACCACTCTTCCCTATTGGAACCCAAATATACAACACATATTTGATGCTTATAAGGCACTTCCATTTCCTTTTGAAAGTGTAGGTTTAGGGTGTGAGGGGAAACCACAACTACTAGATATGCCAAAAGAGTTGACATTTGAGGGATTCTTGAGAATGTTAATGTCATGGTCTGCAGTAATTACAGCCAAGGATCAAGGTATTGATTTGTTATCTGAAAGTGTAGTTAAAGAGTTTGAAAATGCTTGGGGAGGACCTAAATTGATCAGATCAGTCATTTATAAGGGTTTTATGCTTGTTGGAAAAGTTAAACTTTAG